From one Fundidesulfovibrio putealis DSM 16056 genomic stretch:
- a CDS encoding mannose-1-phosphate guanylyltransferase/mannose-6-phosphate isomerase, with protein sequence MTGSPDRKDLFAPCHAVILAGGSGTRLWPMSRTLLPKQLLSLDGGQTLLKRTVSRALEAFDPGHVWVVTNEEHVFEVRGQLREVNPALEKGALAEPMGRNTLPAILLALDKIVDQDPEALVAVFPSDHLIESNGGWLDTLADALPLARDGRLVTFGIKPTKPETGYGYIRKGEPLGPGAFDVRSFVEKPDAATAAAYLQSGEYYWNSGMFVFSAQAFLDAVRTLQPVFWDWWERRKEAPLGCGYAGLPDISVDYAVVEKMARQAMVEARFDWDDLGNWEAIYRMGHKDQGGNAVQGDVLAQGCRDNLLISQGGKLACVGLEDMIVVQTRDATLVCPRSESQKVKDLVTALKDEGSQLVNAHVTVRRPWGSYTVLEGGPHYKIKRIEVPAGGKLSLQMHHHRSEHWVVVSGTALVQVNDKEMLLTENQSIDIPKTATHRLSNPGKVPVEIIEIQTGPYLEEDDIVRFEDVYGRNKKPGCET encoded by the coding sequence ATGACCGGCTCCCCTGACCGCAAGGACCTGTTCGCCCCCTGCCACGCCGTGATTCTGGCCGGAGGCTCCGGCACCCGGCTCTGGCCCATGTCGCGTACGCTGCTGCCCAAGCAGCTCCTGTCGCTGGACGGCGGGCAGACGCTCCTGAAGCGCACCGTGTCGCGCGCCCTGGAGGCTTTCGATCCCGGACACGTCTGGGTGGTCACCAACGAGGAGCACGTCTTCGAGGTCCGGGGCCAGCTGCGCGAGGTCAACCCGGCCCTGGAAAAGGGCGCGCTGGCCGAGCCCATGGGCAGAAACACGCTCCCGGCCATCCTCCTGGCCCTGGACAAGATCGTGGACCAGGACCCCGAGGCCCTGGTGGCCGTGTTCCCCTCCGACCACCTGATCGAATCCAACGGCGGCTGGCTGGACACCCTGGCCGACGCGCTGCCCCTGGCCCGCGACGGACGCCTGGTGACGTTCGGCATCAAGCCCACCAAGCCCGAGACCGGCTACGGCTACATCCGCAAGGGCGAGCCCCTCGGCCCCGGCGCGTTCGACGTGCGCTCCTTCGTGGAGAAGCCGGACGCGGCCACCGCCGCCGCCTATCTGCAAAGCGGCGAATACTACTGGAACAGCGGCATGTTCGTGTTCTCCGCCCAGGCCTTCCTGGACGCGGTGCGCACCCTTCAGCCCGTGTTCTGGGACTGGTGGGAGCGCCGCAAGGAGGCTCCGCTCGGCTGCGGCTACGCGGGCCTGCCCGACATCTCCGTGGACTACGCGGTTGTCGAGAAGATGGCCCGACAGGCCATGGTGGAGGCGCGCTTCGACTGGGACGACCTGGGCAACTGGGAGGCCATCTACCGCATGGGCCACAAGGACCAGGGCGGGAACGCCGTGCAGGGCGACGTGCTGGCCCAGGGCTGCCGGGACAACCTGCTCATCTCCCAGGGGGGGAAGCTGGCCTGCGTGGGCCTTGAAGACATGATCGTGGTCCAGACCCGCGACGCCACCCTGGTCTGCCCGCGCAGCGAGTCCCAGAAGGTCAAGGATCTGGTCACGGCGCTGAAAGACGAGGGCAGCCAGCTGGTCAACGCCCACGTCACGGTGCGCCGACCCTGGGGCAGCTACACCGTGCTGGAGGGCGGCCCCCACTACAAGATCAAGCGCATCGAAGTGCCCGCAGGCGGCAAGCTGTCGCTGCAGATGCACCATCACCGCTCCGAGCACTGGGTGGTGGTGTCGGGAACGGCCCTGGTGCAGGTGAACGACAAGGAAATGCTGCTCACCGAGAACCAGTCCATCGACATCCCAAAGACCGCCACGCACAGGCTGTCCAATCCCGGCAAGGTCCCGGTGGAGATCATCGAGATCCAGACCGGGCCGTACCTGGAGGAGGACGACATCGTCCGCTTCGAGGACGTCTACGGGCGCAACAAGAAGCCCGGATGTGAGACATAA
- a CDS encoding cytochrome c3 family protein — protein sequence MSVMQDRAASTPGTGGAARRFRRGSRELLALCAVLGLMAGLAAGWLGYPRLASVVLTQPIRFSHSVHAKQDVACRTCHFTGPGGAFNGFPDIGVCASCHAEPTGGRSEDEKEADKLVVEYVRAKKAVPWLSLARQPDHVLFDHGPHLRFGCPACHPDMSRQDYPELRQDRISGYRNWTMSMERCQTCHRQQSASVDCVSCHR from the coding sequence ATGTCTGTAATGCAGGATCGCGCCGCGAGCACCCCGGGCACGGGGGGCGCGGCGCGACGTTTCCGGCGCGGCTCCCGCGAGCTCCTGGCGCTGTGCGCGGTCCTGGGCTTGATGGCAGGGCTTGCTGCCGGGTGGCTCGGCTATCCCAGGCTCGCCTCGGTGGTCCTGACCCAGCCCATCCGCTTCAGCCATTCCGTCCACGCCAAACAGGACGTGGCCTGCCGGACCTGCCATTTCACAGGCCCAGGCGGGGCCTTCAACGGCTTCCCGGACATCGGCGTGTGCGCCTCCTGCCACGCCGAGCCCACCGGGGGCCGCTCCGAGGACGAGAAAGAGGCTGACAAGCTGGTGGTGGAGTACGTGCGCGCCAAAAAGGCCGTCCCCTGGCTGTCCCTGGCGCGCCAGCCGGACCATGTGCTCTTCGACCATGGGCCGCATCTGCGCTTCGGCTGCCCGGCCTGCCACCCGGACATGTCCCGACAGGATTATCCCGAACTCAGACAGGACCGGATTTCCGGTTACCGCAACTGGACCATGTCCATGGAGCGCTGCCAGACCTGCCATCGGCAGCAGTCGGCGTCCGTGGATTGCGTCTCGTGCCACAGGTAG